The genomic window GCGGGTCTTGCTTCCGGAAAGACATCCTGAATTTAGTTTATATTTGTGAGCATTATGGTCTCCATGAAGTTGCACAATATTGGGAGAGCGTCGTAAAAATCAATGAGTACCAGGAAGGACGCTTTGTGAAAACCATGATCCATGCAATGTTCAACACGATTGCTCACAAACGTATTGCTCTCTTTGGTTTTGCCTTTAAAGCGAATACGGGTGATACGCGGGAATCACCGGCTATTTATGTTGTCAGAAAGTTGGTTGAAGAACATGCGCGTGTCGTGATCACTGACCCTGAAGCATTGCGCAATGCGGAGCAAGACTTAAAAGACTTACATGAGTATGTTGAGTTCGAACCTGATCCTTATAAGGCAGCACGGCATGCACATGCTATTGCAGTTACAACGGAATGGGATCAGTATAAGACACTGGATTATAAAAAAATTTTTGAAAACATGGAAAAGCCAGCCTTTCTTTTCGACGGTCGTAATATTTTAGATCATCAAAAAATCCATGAAATCGGCTTTAACGTTTATCCGATAGGAAAACAGTCTCTTGTCCATTTCTAATTCTAAACTACGCAAGCGACTCAAAAAAATCCGGCATTCTGTATGTCTCCCTTTCCTAACATGAGCTACGTTCGAATCAAATTGAATGTAGCGTCGTTTTTTGATACTATTTTGATGCTCTATGGAACAACTTACTCCCGCAAATTTCTTTAGCAAGGCGCGCATCCACGTCTTGCTCTTTATCGCAACGTTTTTAACTACCTATTATGTAAATGGTCCCTGGTACTCTGTTACCATCATGATGATACTGCTTTCTCACGAATTAGGGCATTTTTTCATGTGTCGCAAGTATCATGTTGCCGCCACAATGCCTTATTTTCTCCCCCTTCCCTTTCCACCCTTTGGCACCTTTGGGGCGGTAATCAAAATGAAGGGGCTTATCCCCGACAAGAGGGCATTGTTTGATATCGGCGCCACAGGCCCGTTGATGGGTCTCTTCCTTTCCATCCCTGCGATTATTATCGGTTTAAACCTCTCGGACGTGCGTCCCGTACCCACCGATACCTCTGATTACCTGGGACTGGGAGAACCCATTCTGTTTTCATTTATATCGAAACTGGTGTTTGGCCATTTGCCCGATGGAATGGATATTTATCTCCACCCTGTCGCCTTTGCGGGCTGGGCAGGACTCTTTGTCACGGCGCTCAATCTGCTGCCGATTGGGCAGCTTGACGGCGGACACATCCTGTATGCCTTATTGGGCAAAAAGAGTGCGATTATCTATCGCATAGGCATCTTTATCTTTTGCGTAATAGCGATCCTGGTATATCCCGGCTGGATGGTTTTTGCCATATTGCTCCTTATCTTTGGCTTCAGACATCCGGCTCCCATCGACGAAGTCTCCGGGCTCGACCTCAAACGCAAGATACTCGGGATCATCCTGTTCATCGTGTTTTTAGTCTCCTTTACCCCGGTACCCCTGAAATTGTAACTCAGCGTCCGTGTTCAAGCCATGAAAGCCAAGGTCGTTGTTGCCATGAGCGGTGGTGTTGATAGCAGCGTTGCCGCGCATCTTCTGGTTGAGCAGGGGTATGAGGTCGTAGGCCTGTTTATGCGTTTGGGTATTGATAAACTCGATACGACAACCAAGACCAAGATTTGCTGCAGTCTGGAGGATGCGCAGGATGCCCGTACCGTGGCGGATCAACTTGGCATTCAATTCCATGTCCTCAATTTTAAAGATGCCTTTAACCGTATTATTAATACCTTTTGCACCGAATACCTCAATGGCAGAACCCCCAATCCGTGCATCCTCTGCAATCAGGATCTCAAATTCGGCAGGTTGCTGGATTTTGCGAAGATGCTGAATGCTGATTTTATTGCAACCGGGCACTATGCAAAAGTTGAAAAGGCGTGCGACCGGTATCTCCTGAAAAAGGGTGCCGATTCCCGCA from Candidatus Brocadia sp. includes these protein-coding regions:
- a CDS encoding site-2 protease family protein → MEQLTPANFFSKARIHVLLFIATFLTTYYVNGPWYSVTIMMILLSHELGHFFMCRKYHVAATMPYFLPLPFPPFGTFGAVIKMKGLIPDKRALFDIGATGPLMGLFLSIPAIIIGLNLSDVRPVPTDTSDYLGLGEPILFSFISKLVFGHLPDGMDIYLHPVAFAGWAGLFVTALNLLPIGQLDGGHILYALLGKKSAIIYRIGIFIFCVIAILVYPGWMVFAILLLIFGFRHPAPIDEVSGLDLKRKILGIILFIVFLVSFTPVPLKL